The sequence GGGGTTTCTGGTTGCAGAAAATTCTGCACCTACTTCAAAGATCATCAGGTTAACATCCGTCAGGCTGAGGCTGAATCCGTACATATGGAGAGTGTGTTTTCCACCTTGGAAACCTTTGAGGGTTGGTTGCTGGAACTGAGAGCTATAGTTAAAAGTTTCTGCTTGActcatttggcctgtgaggctgtgtcctccaaaccatgcccacctgctccacacctgacTTGCTCCACAACTTGGACAGCTGGGCTTTTACTGTGCACCTATCATTCACCTGCCAGCAGATGATTGACAGGCGGTGGTCTCCCCTATCAAAGCTGGCCTGCAGGCGGAGTGGGAGATAAAGATCTAGGGTTCCTGGCTGAAAGAGTTCCCCACCGCTGCCCTTTATCTCCATACTGAGGGAGTGGAGAGATAGTGACTTGCCTAAGATGATGTTTGGACTCagaacttcctggttcacataCTTCCCAGCCCCTTACAAAATGCCAGCTCTTTAAGAGGCAACTTCTGTTACAGGATTGCAAGTGGCAGGGCAGtggaagaccctctgcctgagaTTTTCGAAAAGCTGTCGCTGCTACTGCCAGTCAGGGAAGACTATCCTGGGCTAGAACGGAAGGTCTGATTCATTACAAGTCAGCTGCTTTTGATACACAAACATTTAAAAGTCAGAGGTGGGCCAAAGAACAAGGGGGCCTCGTATCTTTTTCTGAGTGCCCCAGGTGTTTCCCTGTGTGGGGTAGTGAATTCAGTGGAAGGAGGGATCAAATTAAGGGCTATCAGTAGGATATtacataaattatttattattattattattattattcagtttatataccaccctttatcaaaagatcccaaggtggtgtacaattgttaaaaacacattacagaacaccagtgataaaaatacaatgaaaacacataataaaaagcacactgacagacagcctaataataaaatagtcatcGTAATAACAGTCAACTCTTCTCCACACTTTCACTGGCCATAGATTTTTTAATAGCAacaggcctgggtaaagaggaatgcttttgcctggtgcctaaagacatgtaatgatggcaccaggcgagcctctctggggaaagcattccacaatcggagccaccacaaaaaaggacCATTCTCTTCTTACCTCCCAAAGGTGACCTTTTTTTTGGAGATGATCTGGAGTGTAAGGAATGGAAGGAACTGAACAGGAATTGAATTGATTTGGAGCAGGATAAATTGGGAAATTAACCGGGGGTATATGAATCGAAGAGGTACTGTTTTGGGGTATCTGACTTGGGCTGCAAATTAAGCAAAGGACTTAAACCTGTGGGTGGTCTGGATGGGAAATAGTTGGCTTGCCTTCCGTGCCATTTAAAGCCTAAACTGGTATGCGCATATTTGCAAATTGTATGTGCATTTGTGTCTATGGACCCATGCCCCAAAAGTCACTAGCCACTCCCCTGATCTGAAGATTCAAAACTCATACTGTCATAGCCAGGTCTGAAGATTCTCTGTGGTAAATGACGACATCTGAAACAGCCTCCGAGCTGCAAAAATGGTCCTACTTGAAGCAGCAAGTTTTGGAGAAGGTGGCCGTGGATATCACAATTTGCACTGGGAAAGGAGACTTGGAAAGGAGGCTTGGAACTACCTAAGTGCCTTCCTTCCGCATCACCCACCTGGTCAcctgttcctctttctctctctctctctctctgtgacctTTTAGGGCTTCTTTCGCCGAAGCATCCAGAAAAACATGGTCTACACCTGCCACCGGGACAAGAACTGTCAGATCAACAAGGTCACCCGGAACCGCTGCCAGTATTGCCGCCTGCAAAAGTGCTTTGAGGTTGGCATGTCCAAAGAAGGTGAGCTCTGTTCTAAGCCCGGGGGGTGGGGTAGTGTGTGAGGGATGATAGCAAATGAGATTACAGTAGGTAAAACAAGACGGAAAGCAAAGGGACGTTCCATTCAGTGCCTTTCAAATGGGGTGGCATGCATGCCCCCATTCGCTGGCATAGACGTAACACACTTTGAAACTGTCAGCCTGTGTGTGCAAGGACCATGTCTGCCTTACTGTTTTATGTACCGCAGAAGTAGtcatttgaatacagtggtacctcaggttacatacgcttcaggttacagactccgctaacccagaaatagtgcttcaggttaagaactttgcttcaggatgagaacagaaattgtgctctggcggcgcggcggcagcaggaggccccattagctaaagtggtgcttcaggttaagaacagcttcaggttaagaatggatctccggaacgaattaagtacttaacccaaggtaccactgtattatgttttttgtTGGCAACAGCCATTGGCAGAttctctttgcccccccccccaatggattTGGACACAGACCATGTCACGTTTAGATGATGGGTACGCAGGAACATTTTCCCTTGCATCCTCACATCTGTGTGCATGCGCATATTTGCATGCATCCCAAATGGAACCTCACTATTTTAAGGAGTGGCCTGTGCATGGGTCCCTCCTGCCTGCCTCTGTCACTTTACTTGCTGCGCATCAAATGTAGAATTTTGTAATTGGCCTGTGTTGCCAAGATACAATCGCAGGGACATCTAAGAGGAGGCACACAACCCAGGCCAGCGCTTCTGAAGGGATCTTTGGCTCCCGCAGCCTGAAAACTCCTGCGAAGCCATCTGCTTTCTGTATCTGGTTTCGCCGCTGCGTTTCCTTCCACGGTGGTGCTTTTCAGTGCATTCCACCCCCAAGGAAAAGCACTGGGGGAACATTTACCTTGGAACTGAAAAGGCAACGTGGGTTTTTCAGGAAAGCTGCGTGAGCGGGAGACTGCCGTTTGCAGCTATTCCCGCCTTGCTCCTCAAGGCTGCACACACAGAGCTCTGCCGATAGTCTGTTCTGATGAAACGTTTTCCATGTGTATTCCTCGGAGGGGAAATAATTCCGAGAGCACTCCCACagaggaacaaacaaacaaacaaaactcccaGTGGAGGGGGAGGTTCTTTAGTCACTGCCCCGCTTGGGGAGTTTGCAGTCCCTTTCAAGAGTGCTGTCAGCCGCCCAGCCCTTCCATGAGACAGAGAGCCTCTCAGCGGCTGTTGCTTTTACTCCCGACTGCTTAGGCATGTCTTCGCGCTGGCCTGGGCCAGGGCTCACATTAATCACCGTCTCTTTAAGAGCCCCTAATTAGGAATGTCTATGTCTCGAAACCTGGCAATTTATTTCCGAGGGCCTGTCACTTTAAAGGGAGAGAGGCGGTCGGTGGAGAGGATTGGGCAAGGGGCgtggggcatggctggctggctggctggctggggaagGAATGTTATCCCGATGGGTTGTCACTACAGAGACAGGAAACGGATGGCCTAAGGGATTTGGGCCAGCGCAgcccctcctccctttccctcccagtATCCCATGTAGACTCAAATGGGATTTAGTgctaagcggggggggggcgttgcaGAAAAACCAAGGAATTGAGGGGTTGAGGGGTTCACCCTCACAGCTAGACTTCTGCtaaacctacagtggtacctcaggttacatacgcttcaggttacacactccgctaacccagaaatagtgcttcaggttaagaactttgcttcaggatgagaacagaaatcgtgctccggcggcgcagcagcagcaggaggccccattagctaaagtggtacctcaggttaagaacagtttcagcttggCTGGCAGtagccccccacccccttcatcaTTGTGCTGACTGTGGCTAAAAGTGTATATCCTGCCAATTGGCGTATCCTGTTCCCAGATCCCTGGCGCTTTATCCTGGGGTGAACAGGAAGGGCAGCCTGGGAAGGCTCAGGCCAGCGAGAGTGCACACGCAACCCCAGGACTCTCGGTAAAGGGAGGGGTGCCGGCAGAGCCTGGGGAAGCGAGGGAGGGGGGAGttactggtgctgctgctgctgctcctggcacCCCTAAgttggagagagagggggaagaggataaaatttctccccaccccacgtcCCACCTGAACACACACATGCCAGCCCAAGATAAACTCCTGAGAAATCATCGCAGGCATCTCCAGATTCCTTGCCCAGGGGGCACTGGGTCtctctggttttctttttttggaaacaTCTGGAGCTTGTTGCTCAAGCAACGCAGCTTTGCTCTCCGTTGTGGGATGTGTAAGGAAGAAGGCTGAGGACTGGGTaaatgcagaataataataataataataataataataataataataataataataataatttattatttgtaccctgcccatctggctgggtttccatagaaaccaaaaatacagtaaaatatcacagattaaaaacttccctgaacagggctgccttaagatgtcttctgaatgtcaggtagttatttatcgctttgacatctgaatgAAGTTGTtggggcattaataataataataataataataataataataaattttatttatatcccgccctccccagccgaagccgggctcagggcggctaacaacaataaaatagtacaacattctaaaatcatttcattataaaagtaattcaaatcaaattgatggcaaccattgggccaaagttctgtgaagactgccaaaggagggagtcaggctgtgccctggccaaaggcctggtggaacagctctgtcttgcaggccccgcggaaagatgtcaagtccgcagggccctagtctcttgtgacagagcgttccaccagatcggggccacaaccgaaaaagccctggctctggttgaggccagcctaacctacctgtggcccgggacctccaaggtgtttttatttgaagaccgttagttcctctgtgggacataccaggagaggcggtcccataggtacgagggtcctaggccgtatagggctttaaaggttaaaaccagaaccttaaacctgatcctgtactccaccaggagccagtgcagctggtatagcaccgggtgaatgtgatctcgcagcaaggaccccgtaaggagtctcgccgcggcattctgcacccgctggagtttcccCTAAAGGACCACTGAGAGTGAGGGACTGTGAGTTCAATCCTAGAATTGGGACAccaagaggcatctagtccaaccccctgcagtgcaggaatctcagctaaagcatccctgacagatggccacccaacctctgcataaaagccccccaggaaggagagcccaccgctTCCCGAGGgagaacagctcttaccctcagaaagttttttcctggtgtttagtcatgtttgttataacttgaatccattggtcccagtcctaccctccagagcaggagaaagcaagcgtGCTCCAGCTTCCACAATCTTATGATGGgccattactcagaagtaaatattcaatgggacttatttccaggaAAGGTTTCAGCCAATGGACTCCTCAACCACTTTTGATAATGAATGCCATGAGGTAGATAGAATGGAGGGTAAGCAGTCTTAAGGGTCTGGAATAACTTGCAACCCTTATTCCATCAGTGACACATTAAAAATCACCACAGTACGAGATGTCCGCCAGACTgtcctttaaaataaatgaatgaattatcATTTAACCAATCTGGTTTGGTGTACAAAAGGGAGATTAAAATTTACAAAGAGCTAATAAAaccacatgggacgcgggtggcgctgtgggtttaaccacggagcctagggcttgctgatcagaaggtcggcggttcgaatccccgcgacggggtgagctcccattgctcggtccctgctcctgccaacctagcaattcgaaagcacgtcaagtgcaagtagacaaataggtacgtctccggcgggaaggtaaacggcgtttccgtgcactgctctggttcgccagaagcggcttagttatgctggccacatgacccggaagctgtacgctggctccctcggccaataaagcgagatgagcaccgcaaccccagagtccgccacgactggaccctagtggtcaggggtccctttacctttacctttaataaaaccagtaagcctgatctttattgaactgttgcaacagggtgctcccctcaaatgcaggaaaggaggaggacccagaaccaaggtgtgcctgcccttatatagacattttaaattccctgccctggaactcaagaccacccctccatacatcatacatacatcacagaaggggtgtaacccaagaccaccccccacaaacatcatacctacatcacagaaaagacggtctacaacagaaatttgaatgttgttgtttttcctgtctgccaggttatctgataatgtcttatctgattgcctttcctggtagtccgccattcttttgagatggtgcttacccaattcctgagacaatgggaaggttccctcaccccctctctccttgcagagaaaacatctggtcagttagggagtcaaaatggtttcagggtggtcttcctgtgctgctccagagatgtggtccacatatctatgtacgtgtttgcttggtacatttatgaacatttattatatatctaagaccttgatttttttaattgtctTGGAGGGGAGCCAGCACCCCTGTCCCCACAGTGCCGTCTGCGAACAGTTTCGGCAGAAATTCCACCAACCCACCGCGAACGTTGCCTCGACCAACCCACCATGGCTCTCTTTCTTCTCTGCGTCCGGAAACGGAgggatttttatttcattttttgatgGGGTCAGATCATAAGAGCAAGAATTAGTTCCCCACACCAAATTCCATCCCTGTTCCCTCCTCACCTTCCTTCCCTCATCTCTCTCTTTCAGCCGTGAGGAACGAccgcaacaagaagaaaaaagacgTGAAGGAGGAGGTTGTGGTAGACAGCTACGAAATGACACCCGAGCTGGAAGAACTCATCCAGAAGGTCAGCAAAGCTCACCAGGAAaccttcccttccctctgccaGCTGGGCAAATATACAACGGTAAGAGCCACAGCGTGTTTCTCCTCCCTTCTTTTGCTCATACGTATTGCCTGTAGAAAACAACAAACTGCGACAGGAACACTGGGCACATCTCATCCTAGCCTAGTCCATGCCTGCAGGCCTCAAGTATGGCCCTAAACACCTTGTCCCTGAAAATATATTATACCTGGGTAATTTAAATGGTTCGCTCTTCAGAGTAGAATTTCTTATTTGGATTGTATACATTGTACATTgaaaaggatgcgggtggcgctgtgggttaaaccacagagcctaggacttgccgatcagaaggtcagcggtttgaatccccgcgacggggtgagctcccgttgctcggtccctgctcctgtcaacctagcagttcaaaagcacctcaaagtgcaagtagataaataggtaccgctccagcgggaaggtaaacggcatttccgtgcactgcactggttcgccagaagtggcttagtcctgctggccacatgacccggaagctgtacgccggctccctcggccaataaagcgagatgagcgccgcaaccccagagtcggttgtgactggacctaatgttcaggggtccctttacctttacattgaggGCATGTATATCAGTAACCCTCACCAACAATGATAAATGGCTAAGCCATACTTGTAaaaggcccattgaaatcaatgttaCCTCAGCTAGGtaagcaaaaggtaaaggacccctggacagttaagtccagtcaaggcaactatggggttgcagcactcatctcactttacaggccgagggagcttgtgtttgtctgcagacagcttttccgggtcatgtggacaacatgactaaaccacttctggcacaacagaacaccgtgacagaagccagagagcacagaaacaccgtttaccttcccgccacagcagtacctatttatctacttgagctGGTGTGAGCCACATTGGGTTCTGCACTGGTGGAAAGGTGGGATGTTAATTCattaatttgtatttattttagcGGGTCtcctctaagtacagtggtacctcgggttacagatgcttcaagttacagactccgctaacccagaaatagtaccgtgggttaagaactttgcttcagggtgagaacagaaatcgcgctctggcagcgcagcagcagcaggaggctccattagctaaagtggtgcttcaggttaagaacagtttcaggttaagaacggacctctggaacgaattaagtacttaactcgaggtaccactgtagttgaagtGTATGCCTACTACTCTTTCCAAGCCACTATATCAGCTCAAGCTGGGGGACTTCAAGGGTCCTTAATTTAAGTAAAGCAACAAAGAATTAGATTCCCCAAATGCCTGACATCTGCTTGCCTTTGCCGTAAGGGATGCTGACTGGTGGGAGAGACTCCTAAGGTGCGCTAAGCGTGCAAGGTGTGGAGAAGAAGGCAGCATTATCGATTCCTGACCGCTCGTCCTCTCTCTTCCAGAACTCTAGCGCAGACCACAGAGTACAGCTGGACCTGGGGCTGTGGGACAAGTTCAGTGAGCTGGCCACCAAGTGCATTATCAAGATTGTGGAGTTTGCCAAACGCCTGCCAGGCTTCACCACCCTCAGCATCGCCGACCAAATCACCCTGCTCAAGGCGGCCTGCCTAGACATCTTGGTGAGGGGCTACAGCAGGCAACGAGAGCGGATTGGGGAAGCAAGGGGTGTGCGGCCTTTGCCAGGGGGCTTCATATAATGCCGGAGGCAAACAGTGacaacagagagaaagaaaaagcttcGCCACCCCTTTCTGCAGGGTTGTCTGAAATGGTGCAAAATTGAGCATCAGCTCAGATAGTTCTGCTTCTGCTAACTGTAGAGAAGAGCAAGGAGTAAGGCAGGATGCTGAAGCCACTTCTTGTGTGCTGGGAATTCTGCTCAgctccatctctctctgtctccctgggCATCTTCAACCACTTCTGAGCCTGTTATTGTAGGGGTTAAAGGCCAAGAAGCTTACTTGAGAGGCTGAGATTCTCAGGACACTTGAACTCTGCACCTAATACACAGAATTGCAACCTTcttgactggcccgtatgggcaggggtacctttaccattgCAGacctagggctcatccacacctgCTTAtcctatgcctagaaagcatggatctgagcagttttccccaTTCCTAGGAAAGGCCCACTCCTAAAtattaaatcagagcaaatgtcaatccagagaaaacccaaattgccatttgctccaattgagcactaaagatTGTTTTTCCCTGggtgaaagcagtgggacaagagggAGAATTTAAAACCTCTAGTGAGAACCTCTGCCttattaatcatagaattgtagagttgggagcgATCCCcgaggccatagctgtcaacgtttccctttttttaagggaaattcccttattctgaataggattccttgcaagaaaagggaaaagttgacagctatgcccgagGGTCTTCtgatccaacccctgcaatttgaaacccctgcttagctttgcaaatgtgctagcagttttattgcttccCCACTTAAGAGGACATTCTAGATGTGACCTTCTTCCTGACCATCTTCTCTGTGCTCTCCTCCACCTTCTGCAGATGCTCCGTATTTGCACCCGCTACACCCCAGAGCAGGACACCATGACCTTCTCGGATGGGCTGACCCTGAACCGCACCCAGATGCACAATGCTGGATTTGGGCCCCTCACGGACCTGGTCTTTGCCTTTGCTGGGCAACTGCTGCCTCTTGAGATGGACGACACAGAGACAGGACTGCTCAGCGCCATCTGCCTCATCTGTGGAGGTAATGGCCGTGCTGCAGCCTCTGCAGGCATTGTTATTAGCCttgtctttaaaggtaaagggacccctgaccgttacgtccagtcatggccgactctggggttgcagcgctcatctcgctttattggccgagggagccggcatacagcttccgggtcaggtagccagcatgactaagccgcttctggagaaccagagcagcgcgcggaaacgccgtttaccttcccgctggagcggtacctatttatctacttgcactttgacgtgctttcgaactgctaggttggcaggagcagggaccgagcaacgggagctcaccccatcgcggggattcgaactgccgaccttctgattggcaagtcctaggctctgtggtttaacccacagtgccacccgcgtcccagcctTGTATTTAAGGGCTGGCAAAGGGAGCCCGTTGACCTTTTTGAGGTCTGGTTCTTGCCGATAGTTTTACTTTGCAAGCAACCAATACCAAATTTTGTAAGATTTCTAAGACACTGCAGGGAAAGGATAGGAAATGACATCTGCATCAGCAGAAAGCCTAGAATGGTATCATAACGTAAACAGCTGTGTttccagacttgggtctccagctgttttaggactacaactcccatcatcccatccaactcccatcatccagactacaactcccagcaagaccagtggtcagggatgatgggaactgtagtccaaaaacaactggagacccaggtttgtgAGAAACTGGTCTACAACTAGAAAGGCCAGAATCTTCTATTAGAACAATCACACCGGTAATTTGTATACACATTTGTATAATTCTGCTAAATGGTTGCATGCTTGGCGTTATGGCCCAGTTTAATATGCTGACCATGCCTGTTTCTGAATCCCACATGGCTGTCTTTCCAAACTCCGCAATGCAGTAACCTCTTCCTGATGGGCTGACATTGCATTTCTGCCCCGCCTTTCGATAAAGAACTCAAAAGacaaaaccaacaaaacaaacAGCACTGCCTGTCTCTTCGTCCCCAGATCGAATGGACCTGGAAGAGCCGGAGAAAGTGGACAAGCTACAAGAGCCACTGCTGGAAGCCCTGAAGATCTACGCTCGCCGACGTCGACCCAACAAGCCTTACATGTTCCCCCGCATGCTGATGAAGATCACTGACCTGCGGGGGATCAGCACCAAAGGTGAGCACAAGCCACACAGTGCCACGTAGGCAAGGAGGTAGGATTCTTGCGAGCAATTGCACCCTGGATGCGAATGCGTGGTGGCTGGTCCCCGCTGGAATTGGTGCGGCAGAAGAAGGCAAGGCagccaccagtaggtggagccagagccaactcattccagTTTTGTCTCCTGTTATGtagtgagttgaataggatccaaaaggcagcagtctgattggtcctagaatactaggattcagaatgcagcagtccaattggtcctagaacaatagggtccagaatgaccaggagccacccaatccagctccagatggaagtgaatccacaacctgattggcctacaggtgaatcccagaattagccaatcacgtggggcccattgtgtaaataatgtatataaagcagacattctgggggaacttccattcctcctcaccactatgagctgaataaagagcatgaaatccactctcgactcagagtatatttcatctcTATTCCCTTCCCTACTATCAGGCTGcctggatagcttagttggttagagcatggtgctgataatgccagggttgcaggtttgatccttctaagggacagctgcatattcctgcattgcagggggttggactggatgatccttagggtcccttccaactctacaattctgtgattctagattGAAGTTCAAAGCCAGATGCATTTGTTGAACTGGTTGTAAGTCAGAGGGCAGGCAGCTGGTTAAGGGCAGAACGGTCATCTTCCTATAGCTACACATTTTTCCGTGCTGATCTCAGGCATCTCAAAACATGATTATTGAGAACCAATGACTCGTGGCGCATCCGTTGTCACCCCTGCCATTTTCTGTTTCCAGGCATTGTGTAGGAACCATTGTTCTCTTGTGTCTCCTCCCCCATTTTGCCCATAGCATCCTCAGTGTTGGATGGGAGCTTATGGGATCTCTGTTCCCTTTGGTTCCTCCCCAGCAAAATCGCAGCATtgaagcgggggagggggggaccttTGTTATCTCCTCCACGGCAAACCTTTGGTTCCTCCACACCCCAGTACCTACCTCTTCCAGGAGCAACGAGAAATCTCCTGGGATGTGCATCTACAGATTTTGCCCACAGCTGGCCAGTTGCCTTATCAGTGCGAGAACGTGCCAATTCCTTCCATGTGCTTGCAGTAGCGCCAGAGAAGAGCATGTAGCAGTAGTGCCCTGCGGTGCGGCTATTCTCACCATCTCTGCTGCCAGGGAAACTCCGCCCGGGTCTCATGGCTGCCTTTCCgcctgtgggaatgttgaggatagtaggagaggatatattgattaaatattatccttcctcaccaTGCTAGTGAGCAAGCAGCAGAACACATTCCCCCGTACATAGCAGGCAGCTAGTTGATAGATTCATTAGAACCATTTGAGTtaaacacacagcgccacccgtggccCTTCAATCCCTGTTAGttcccttttaaaaacaataatgacacaAGAGTCTTCTTTTAGAAAGTACTGTACAGTCctatcttggaagttgaacagaatccgttccagaagtccgttcgacttccaaagcattcgacttccaaatcgcgacttcagattggctgcaggaagctccccgtcggacgttcggcttcaaAAAGAACGTTAGAAAACcgaaacaatcacttctgggttgcaatcgttcaggagccaaaacgttcgagaactaggctgtttgaaaaACAAGGAACAACTGTAATGATAAGGTTTACaatacttacattcagttcacagtatgaccttgaaggcaggctttagcttttAGTTACAGTTACAGACAAaggtgaagggacgcgggtggcactgtgggttataccacagagcctaggacttgccgatcagaaggttggtggttcgaatccccacgacggggtgagctcctgttgctcagtcccagctcctgccaacctagcagttcgaaagcacctcaaagtgcaagtagataaataggtaccgctctggcgggaagttttaaacggcgtttccatgtgctgctctgaagcagcttagtcatgctggccacatgacccggaagctgtatgctggctccctcggccaataaagcgggatgagtgctgcaaccccagagtcggtaacgactggacctaatggtcaggggtcccctttacctttacatttacagaCAAAGGTGTAAGTTCATTGTTTGTGAGGGATGAGCCCATGTggtgctggctgagagccagcacacAGCAAAAGGCATCAAGATGGCATAAGGTGAAAaaggcaaaatggctgccagggtcatgcccatctacctgATCACATGCGGAGGGAGGAT comes from Podarcis raffonei isolate rPodRaf1 chromosome 2, rPodRaf1.pri, whole genome shotgun sequence and encodes:
- the RARG gene encoding retinoic acid receptor gamma isoform X2, which produces MYDCMEAFAVTPRQLYDVTNRSPCMLRKSSPCFVGLDPFGWPQPASLQSVETQSTSSEEMVPSSPSPPPPPRVYKPCFVCNDKSSGYHYGVSSCEGCKGFFRRSIQKNMVYTCHRDKNCQINKVTRNRCQYCRLQKCFEVGMSKEAVRNDRNKKKKDVKEEVVVDSYEMTPELEELIQKVSKAHQETFPSLCQLGKYTTNSSADHRVQLDLGLWDKFSELATKCIIKIVEFAKRLPGFTTLSIADQITLLKAACLDILMLRICTRYTPEQDTMTFSDGLTLNRTQMHNAGFGPLTDLVFAFAGQLLPLEMDDTETGLLSAICLICGDRMDLEEPEKVDKLQEPLLEALKIYARRRRPNKPYMFPRMLMKITDLRGISTKGAERAITLKMEIPGPMPPLIREMLENPEMFEDELSQPPPLAEPPSSEESPADAKSQEEEEEEEAP
- the RARG gene encoding retinoic acid receptor gamma isoform X1 is translated as MAGNKERGCSGGTPLAHVNGFPPAVYPFPFPNPHFEVLTNGGYFRSYPNDLPKEMASLSVETQSTSSEEMVPSSPSPPPPPRVYKPCFVCNDKSSGYHYGVSSCEGCKGFFRRSIQKNMVYTCHRDKNCQINKVTRNRCQYCRLQKCFEVGMSKEAVRNDRNKKKKDVKEEVVVDSYEMTPELEELIQKVSKAHQETFPSLCQLGKYTTNSSADHRVQLDLGLWDKFSELATKCIIKIVEFAKRLPGFTTLSIADQITLLKAACLDILMLRICTRYTPEQDTMTFSDGLTLNRTQMHNAGFGPLTDLVFAFAGQLLPLEMDDTETGLLSAICLICGDRMDLEEPEKVDKLQEPLLEALKIYARRRRPNKPYMFPRMLMKITDLRGISTKGAERAITLKMEIPGPMPPLIREMLENPEMFEDELSQPPPLAEPPSSEESPADAKSQEEEEEEEAP
- the RARG gene encoding retinoic acid receptor gamma isoform X3, encoding MLPTGARACCGSQARVSWAWIPSGGPSRPACNGFFRRSIQKNMVYTCHRDKNCQINKVTRNRCQYCRLQKCFEVGMSKEAVRNDRNKKKKDVKEEVVVDSYEMTPELEELIQKVSKAHQETFPSLCQLGKYTTNSSADHRVQLDLGLWDKFSELATKCIIKIVEFAKRLPGFTTLSIADQITLLKAACLDILMLRICTRYTPEQDTMTFSDGLTLNRTQMHNAGFGPLTDLVFAFAGQLLPLEMDDTETGLLSAICLICGDRMDLEEPEKVDKLQEPLLEALKIYARRRRPNKPYMFPRMLMKITDLRGISTKGAERAITLKMEIPGPMPPLIREMLENPEMFEDELSQPPPLAEPPSSEESPADAKSQEEEEEEEAP
- the RARG gene encoding retinoic acid receptor gamma isoform X4 codes for the protein MVYTCHRDKNCQINKVTRNRCQYCRLQKCFEVGMSKEAVRNDRNKKKKDVKEEVVVDSYEMTPELEELIQKVSKAHQETFPSLCQLGKYTTNSSADHRVQLDLGLWDKFSELATKCIIKIVEFAKRLPGFTTLSIADQITLLKAACLDILMLRICTRYTPEQDTMTFSDGLTLNRTQMHNAGFGPLTDLVFAFAGQLLPLEMDDTETGLLSAICLICGDRMDLEEPEKVDKLQEPLLEALKIYARRRRPNKPYMFPRMLMKITDLRGISTKGAERAITLKMEIPGPMPPLIREMLENPEMFEDELSQPPPLAEPPSSEESPADAKSQEEEEEEEAP